From a single Micromonospora carbonacea genomic region:
- a CDS encoding DeoR/GlpR family DNA-binding transcription regulator: protein MDRYARWNALLEMLTDNGRVSVEEAAGRLDVSQATIRRDFDQLAQQQMITRTRGGAVANGVSYDLPLRYKTAKHSAEKQRIGAAAAALVTPGTVVGLNGGTTSTEVARALAVRPDLNTSAEGAQLTVVTNALNIANELLVRSRMKVVVAGGVVRPKSFELVGPLGGALLREVTLDVALLGVDAIDPQLGAAAHHEGEAAMNNLMVARAKRVVIIADSSKLGGHAFARICPVDRVETLVTDSGANPELVEAFRAAGVHVVIA, encoded by the coding sequence GTGGACCGGTACGCCCGATGGAACGCGCTGCTGGAGATGCTCACTGACAACGGGCGGGTGAGCGTGGAGGAGGCCGCCGGGCGGCTGGACGTCTCCCAGGCCACCATCCGGCGCGACTTCGACCAGCTCGCCCAGCAGCAGATGATCACCCGGACGCGGGGCGGCGCGGTCGCCAACGGCGTCTCCTACGACCTGCCGCTGCGCTACAAGACGGCCAAGCACTCGGCCGAGAAGCAGCGGATCGGGGCCGCCGCCGCCGCGCTGGTCACCCCGGGCACCGTGGTCGGCCTCAACGGCGGCACCACCAGCACGGAGGTGGCCCGCGCGCTGGCCGTCCGGCCCGACCTGAACACCAGCGCCGAGGGCGCGCAGCTCACCGTGGTCACCAACGCGCTCAACATCGCCAACGAGCTGCTGGTGCGCTCCCGGATGAAGGTGGTGGTGGCCGGCGGCGTGGTCCGGCCCAAGTCGTTCGAGCTGGTCGGCCCGCTGGGCGGGGCGCTGCTGCGCGAGGTCACCCTGGACGTCGCCCTGCTCGGCGTGGACGCGATCGACCCGCAGCTCGGCGCCGCCGCCCATCACGAGGGCGAGGCGGCGATGAACAACCTGATGGTGGCCCGCGCCAAGCGGGTGGTGATCATCGCGGACTCGTCCAAGCTGGGCGGGCACGCGTTCGCCCGGATCTGCCCCGTCGACCGGGTGGAGACGCTGGTCACCGACTCGGGCGCGAACCCGGAGCTGGTGGAGGCGTTCCGCGCGGCGGGCGTGCACGTCGTCATCGCCTGA
- a CDS encoding ROK family protein has translation MKCALVRPDGTTVHTERHPTDAGRGPDAVVETILDVAEGLAGKARADGRDPVALGIAVPGVVDEAAGVAVWSANVGFRDVPLRGLAAERLGLPTVLGHDVRVGGLAEARLGAGRGTGHVLFVAIGTGIAAAHVVDGAAASGAHGAAGEIGHVLVRPGGPRCGCGRDGCLEAVASASAIARRYAEATGAGPTGTAGDGGPTGTPASAADVADRAAAGEPAAARVWAEAVEALADGLATGQALYDVETVVVGGGLAQAGPRLFDPLRAALHERMTFHRRPRLVAAALGDEAGCLGAALLALDAR, from the coding sequence ATGAAGTGCGCGCTGGTCCGGCCGGACGGCACCACCGTCCACACCGAGCGGCACCCCACCGACGCCGGCCGGGGCCCCGACGCGGTGGTCGAGACGATCCTCGACGTCGCCGAGGGGCTGGCCGGCAAGGCCCGCGCCGACGGGCGCGACCCCGTCGCGCTGGGGATCGCCGTGCCCGGCGTCGTCGACGAGGCCGCCGGGGTGGCGGTCTGGTCGGCGAACGTCGGCTTCCGGGACGTACCCCTGCGGGGCCTGGCGGCAGAGCGGCTCGGGCTGCCCACGGTGCTCGGCCACGACGTGCGCGTCGGCGGCCTGGCCGAGGCCCGGCTCGGCGCGGGCCGGGGCACCGGGCACGTCCTCTTCGTCGCGATCGGCACCGGCATCGCCGCCGCCCACGTCGTCGACGGCGCGGCCGCCAGCGGCGCACACGGCGCCGCCGGGGAGATCGGCCACGTTCTCGTCCGCCCCGGCGGCCCGCGCTGCGGCTGCGGGCGCGACGGCTGCCTGGAGGCCGTCGCCTCCGCCTCCGCGATCGCCCGCCGCTACGCGGAGGCCACCGGCGCGGGGCCGACCGGCACGGCGGGCGACGGTGGGCCGACCGGCACGCCCGCGAGCGCCGCCGACGTGGCCGACCGGGCCGCCGCCGGTGAGCCAGCCGCCGCCCGGGTGTGGGCGGAGGCCGTCGAGGCGCTGGCCGACGGGCTCGCCACCGGCCAGGCCCTCTACGACGTGGAGACCGTCGTGGTCGGCGGCGGCCTCGCCCAGGCCGGTCCCCGCCTGTTCGACCCGCTGCGCGCGGCGCTGCACGAGCGGATGACGTTCCACCGCCGGCCGCGCCTCGTCGCGGCGGCCCTCGGCGACGAGGCCGGCTGCCTCGGCGCCGCCCTGCTGGCGCTCGACGCCCGCTGA
- a CDS encoding SIS domain-containing protein, which translates to MAFVHAEIASQPDCWREAALLAPTVAEHLPRPGERVAVVGCGTSWFMATAYAGLREAAGHGETDAFQASEFPTGRRYDRLIAVTRSGTTTEVLELLAALRGQLPTTVLVGDPVSPAVDVATAVVAMPFADERSVVQTRFATTALALLRAHLGDNLAALAADAEVAVRAPLPIDPARIEQVTFLGRGWTIGLAQEAALKCREAATFWAEAYPAMDYRHGPISVAAPGRLVWAFGDIPEGLAEDVAATGAAFVHSRTHGCRTVLASWAAGRTPVDPMADLILAQRFAVALSTSRGLDPDAPRHLTRSVVLA; encoded by the coding sequence ATGGCGTTCGTGCACGCGGAGATCGCGAGTCAACCCGACTGTTGGCGGGAGGCAGCGCTGCTGGCCCCCACGGTCGCCGAGCACCTGCCGCGCCCCGGGGAGCGGGTCGCCGTCGTCGGTTGCGGCACGTCGTGGTTCATGGCGACGGCGTACGCCGGGCTGCGCGAGGCCGCCGGCCACGGCGAGACCGACGCGTTCCAGGCGTCCGAGTTCCCCACGGGCCGCCGCTACGACCGGCTGATCGCCGTCACCCGCTCCGGCACCACCACCGAGGTGCTGGAGCTGCTCGCCGCGCTGCGCGGCCAGCTCCCCACCACCGTCCTCGTCGGCGACCCGGTCTCCCCTGCCGTGGACGTCGCCACCGCCGTGGTCGCCATGCCGTTCGCCGACGAACGGTCCGTGGTGCAGACCCGCTTCGCCACCACCGCCCTGGCCCTGCTCCGCGCCCACCTCGGCGACAACCTGGCCGCGCTCGCCGCCGACGCCGAGGTCGCCGTCCGGGCCCCGCTGCCGATCGACCCGGCCCGCATCGAGCAGGTCACCTTCCTCGGCCGGGGCTGGACGATCGGGCTGGCCCAGGAGGCCGCGCTCAAGTGCCGTGAGGCGGCCACCTTCTGGGCCGAGGCGTACCCGGCCATGGACTACCGGCACGGCCCGATCTCGGTGGCCGCGCCGGGCCGGCTGGTCTGGGCGTTCGGCGACATCCCCGAGGGGCTCGCCGAGGACGTCGCCGCCACCGGCGCCGCGTTCGTGCACAGCCGGACCCACGGCTGCCGCACCGTGCTCGCGAGCTGGGCCGCCGGGCGCACGCCGGTCGACCCGATGGCCGACCTGATCCTCGCCCAGCGCTTCGCCGTCGCCCTGTCCACCAGCCGGGGCCTCGACCCCGACGCGCCCCGCCACCTGACCCGCTCCGTGGTCCTCGCGTGA